GGACCTGTTCGAGTGGCAGCCGCCACGGCGCTACGACACCGTTTTCTTCGCCTTCTGGCTCTCCCATGTCCCGCCGACGCGATGGCCCGGCTTCTGGAACACCGTCGCCGCCGCGCTCGCGCCGGGCGGCAAAGCGATCTTCATCGACGACGGCCCCGCCGCGGCCGCGGGGGAGAACGTCCTGGCAGACCACTCGGCCCCGGCGGCGCTGCGGCGGCTCGACGACGGCAGCCAGTACCGCATCGTGAAGGTGTTCCACGATGCGGCGACCCTCAGGGACGGCCTCACAGCGCTGGGGTGGTCGGTCCGCATCCGGCCCGTGGCCGGCCATTTCATCGGCATCGCAGAACCAGCGG
This genomic window from Streptomyces sp. DG2A-72 contains:
- a CDS encoding trans-aconitate 2-methyltransferase, whose amino-acid sequence is MDDDALLAEQMAYYRAGAAEYDRPYAECEDLKDLLAVVDDLPIAGHVLELACGTGQWTGRLAARAQSVTAVDAAAEVLALARARTASPTVQFIQADLFEWQPPRRYDTVFFAFWLSHVPPTRWPGFWNTVAAALAPGGKAIFIDDGPAAAAGENVLADHSAPAALRRLDDGSQYRIVKVFHDAATLRDGLTALGWSVRIRPVAGHFIGIAEPADGQVRELLA